From the Panthera leo isolate Ple1 chromosome C1, P.leo_Ple1_pat1.1, whole genome shotgun sequence genome, one window contains:
- the CC1H1orf159 gene encoding uncharacterized protein C1orf159 homolog isoform X3 produces MAEGFGGSSPGPGICGFLATPPCPLSTGRQALDVCSSHPRRPDPALWDMELQRAVLLAGLLVEVASKSSESAGQQPECCVDLVDVNTTCQSTSPCGPGCYRHRNEDGSISCVRCRNGTYHGSECRGRTSLPSRPAAPPTGPAWPASRRGASSPSSGGTATGWGTHFPVNRSTGTPGRPDFGGPQVAASLFLGTFFISSGLILSVAGFFYLKRTSKLPKVFYGRNKAPALQPGEAAAMIPPPQSSAPWGRHNKCPQTATAGLEATEMHSVPAQEARVRKPRYVRRERPLDRDTGPTAISSVEARVSNV; encoded by the exons ATGGCTGAAGGCTTTGGAGGAAGCA GCCCGGGACCAGGGATCTGCGGCTTCTTAGcaaccccaccctgccccctgagCACTGGGCGACAGGCTCTGGATGTCTGCAGCTCCCATCCCAGAAGGCCAG ACCCTGCGCTCTGGGACATGGAGCTCCAGCGCGCTGTCCTTCTGGCGGGTCTCCTGGTGGAAGTTGCTAGCAAATCCTCAGAAAGTGCG GGCCAGCAGCCTGAATGTTGTGTGGACTTGGTGGATGTCAACACCACCTGCCAGAGCACAAGCCCGTGTGGCCCAG GCTGCTACAGGCACCGGAACGAAGACGGCAGTATCAGCTGCGTCCGATGCAGAAATGGCACCTACCACGGCTCCGAATGCAGAGGCCGCACGTCGCTGCCCAGCCGCCCCGCGGCACCCCCCACTGGGCCTGCCTGGCCTGCTTCCCGCCGAGGGGCCTCATCTCCAAGTTCTGGAGGAACGG CCACTGGCTGGGGCACGCACTTCCCGGTGAACAGGAGCACAGGGACACCGGGGCGGCCTGATTTCG GGGGCCCTCAAGTGGCAGCCTCTCTCTTCCTGGGGACATTCTTCATCAGCTCTGGCCTCATCCTCTCCGTGGCTGGGTTCTTCTATCTGAAGCGAACCAGTAAACTCCCCAAGGTCTTCTACGGAAGAAACAAAG cccctgccctgcagccTGGCGAAGCT gCTGCTATGATTCCCCCGCCACAGTCCTCAG CACCCTGGGGCCGTCATAACAAATGCCCGCAAACTGCAACTGCGGGGCTTGAAGCAACAGAAATGCACTCCGTCCCAGCTCAGGAGGCCAGAG TGCGGAAGCCGCGCTATGTCAGACGCGAGCGGCCTTTGGACAGGGACACAGGCCCCACTGCCATCTCCTCGGTGGAGGCCCGGGTCAGCAACGTCTGA
- the RNF223 gene encoding RING finger protein 223, whose protein sequence is MSSGQQAWHTAVLAPGRTSPAATVPGSPSSASSPRSPSTPSSEKAASPLECSICFSGYDNLFKTPKELSCTHVFCLECLARLAAAQPTGQPGSEAVPCPFCRQPTAVPAAGAPALRTSRQLQARMPAHLRREEPVWLEGTKLCCRPPPSAPGLPEPGFVCVDVGLSKPAQPAAPTPAPDPARHRGRLARCWARCRNWRRVALVTALLLVLSCVVLWPVQCALKTGNLHCLPQPSAATDTATATATAFSSGPLADN, encoded by the coding sequence ATGTCGTCAGGCCAGCAGGCGTGGCATACGGCCGTGCTGGCCCCTGGTCGGACCAGCCCTGCAGCCACGGTGCCCGGGTCCCCCAGCTCAGCCAGCAGCCCCAGGTCCCCCAGCACCCCGAGCTCAGAGAAGGCGGCCTCCCCGCTGGAATGCTCCATCTGCTTCTCGGGCTACGACAACCTCTTCAAGACGCCGAAGGAGCTCTCCTGCACACACGTCTTCTGCCTGGAGTGCCTGGCACGGCTGGCGGCCGCCCAGCCAACCGGCCAGCCCGGCAGCGAGGCCGTGCCCTGCCCGTTCTGCCGGCAGCCTACGGCTGTGCCTGCCGCCGGGGCCCCCGCGCTGCGCACCAGCCGCCAGCTGCAGGCCAGGATGCCGGCGCACCTGCGGCGGGAGGAGCCCGTGTGGCTGGAGGGCACGAAGCTGTGCTGCCGCCCACCGCCCTCCGCGCCGGGCCTTCCCGAGCCTGGCTTCGTGTGTGTGGACGTGGGCCTGAGCAAGCCTGCCCAGCCCGCCGCACCCACGCCCGCTCCAGACCCCGCGCGCCACCGGGGCCGCCTGGCCCGCTGCTGGGCCCGCTGCAGGAACTGGAGGCGGGTGGCGCTGGTCACAGCCCTGCTGCTGGTGCTCTCCTGTGTGGTGCTCTGGCCCGTGCAGTGCGCGCTCAAGACTGGGAACTTGCACTGCCTTCCTCAGCCCTCCGCGGCCACGgacacggccacggccacggccaccgCTTTCTCTTCTGGGCCCCTGGCTGACAACTAG
- the LOC122228097 gene encoding tyrosine-protein phosphatase non-receptor type 11-like isoform X1 has product MTSRRWFHPNISGVEAERLLLSRGQHGSFLARPSKSCPGAFTLSVRRHDEVTHIKIQNTGDYYGLYGGEKFATLAELVQHHTGQHGGLLRERSGAPVELRHPLGCRDPTSERWYHGHLSGQEAEQLLMEKGRPGTFLARESRSKPGDFVLSVLTQPLDKAGRRPRVTHIMIRFQPDGTYDVGGGERFDTLRGLVECHKKNPMVEKSGVVVHLKQPLKATRIDAASIESRVRELTGATDAGEKAKQGFWEEFEMLQQQECQLLYPRKEGQRLENKAKNRYKNILPFDTTRVTLHDVDDSVPGANYINANYIRSDPEEKPGHGQGKVYIATQGCLQTTVAAFWAMVHQENTRVIVMATREVERGRNKCFRYWPELHGRQEHGRVCVCNLAEHQAQGYCVRELQVWRPDQGEPPRTVKHYQYFSWPDHGVPAEPAGVLDFLDQANRAQNSMPGAGPMVVHCSAGIGRTGTIIVIDILVDIIRRQGLDCDIDVPKTIQLVRRQRSGMVQTEAQYKFVYLALQRYIQDEQLRLREQPPEEHEHLNAGLASADPGRSPGPASSRAPAATPEGPGGV; this is encoded by the exons ATGACCTCGCGCAG GTGGTTTCACCCCAACATCAGTGGAGTTGAAGCAGAGAGGCTGCTCCTGTCCAGGGGCCAGCACGGGAGCTTCCTGGCAAGACCCAGCAAGAGCTGCCCAGGGGCCTTCACACTGTCTGTCAG GCGCCATGATGAGGTGACACACATCAAGATCCAAAACACGGGGGACTACTATGGCCTCTACGGAGGGGAGAAGTTTGCGACGCTGGCCGAGCTGGTGCAGCACCACACAGGCCAGCACGGGGGGCTGCTCCGCGAGCGTAGCGGGGCCCCCGTCGAGCTCCGGCACCCACTGGGCTGCCGGGACCCCACATCTGAGCG GTGGTACCATGGGCACCTGTCTGGACAGGAGGCCGAGCAGCTGCTGATGGAAAAAGGACGTCCGGGCACCTTCCTGGCGCGGGAGAGTCGGAGCAAACCCGGGGACTTCGTGCTGTCGGTGCTCACGCAGCCGCTGGACAAGGCAGGCCGCCGGCCGCGGGTCACACACATCATGATCCGCTTCCAG CCAGACGGCACGTATGACGTGGGAGGTGGGGAACGGTTCGACACTCTCAGGGGCCTGGTGGAGTGCCACAAGAAGAACCCCATGGTGGAGAAGTCGGGGGTCGTGGTGCACCTCAAGCAG CCCCTCAAGGCCACGAGGATCGATGCCGCAAGCATCGAGAGCCGAGTACGGGAGCTCACCGGGGCCACTGACGCCGGCGAGAAGGCCAAGCAGGGCTTCTGGGAGGAGTTTGAG atGCTGCAGCAGCAGGAATGCCAGCTCCTGTATCCCCGGAAGGAGGGACAGCGGCTGGAGAACAAAGCCAAGAATCGCTACAAGAACATCCTTCCAT TTGATACCACCCGTGTCACCCTGCATGACGTGGACGACAGCGTGCCTGGAGCCAACTACATCAACGCCAACTACATCAGG AGTGATCCAGAAGAGAAGCCAGGCCATGGACAGGGCAAGGTATACATCGCTACCCAGGGCTGTCTGCAGACCACAGTGGCGGCCTTCTGGGCGATGGTGCACCAGGAGAACACACGTGTCATTGTCATGGCCACAAGGGAGGTGGAGCGAGGCCGG AACAAATGTTTCCGATACTGGCCAGAGCTGCATGGCCGCCAAGAACATGGCCGTGTGTGTGTCTGCAACTTGGCTGAGCACCAGGCCCAGGGCTACTGTGTGCGGGAACTGCAGGTGTGGCGGCCAGATCAG GGGGAGCCACCGCGCACAGTGAAGCACTACCAGTACTTCAGTTGGCCAGACCACGGGGTCCCGGCCGAGCCGGCCGGCGTCCTCGACTTCCTGGACCAAGCGAACAGGGCACAGAACAGCATGCCAGGGGCCGGACCCATGGTGGTGCATTGCAG CGCCGGCATCGGACGCACTGGCACCATCATCGTGATTGACATCCTGGTGGACATCATCCGCAGGCAGG GTCTGGACTGCGACATCGATGTGCCCAAGACGATCCAGCTGGTGCGACGGCAGCGCTCGGGGATGGTGCAGACCGAGGCGCAGTACAAGTTCGTGTACCTGGCGCTGCAGCGGTACATCCAGGACGAGCAGCTGCGTCTGCGCgagcag CCGCCAGAAGAGCACGAGCATCTGAACGCGGGCCTCGCGTCGGCAGACCCGGGCCGCAGCCCTGGGCCCGCGTCGTCCCGGGCACCGGCGGC GACCCCAGAGGGCCCCGGCGGCGTGTAG
- the CC1H1orf159 gene encoding uncharacterized protein C1orf159 homolog isoform X4, with the protein MAEGFGGSSPGPGICGFLATPPCPLSTGRQALDVCSSHPRRPDPALWDMELQRAVLLAGLLVEVASKSSESAGQQPECCVDLVDVNTTCQSTSPCGPGCYRHRNEDGSISCVRCRNGTYHGSECRGRTSLPSRPAAPPTGPAWPASRRGASSPSSGGTATGWGTHFPVNRSTGTPGRPDFGGPQVAASLFLGTFFISSGLILSVAGFFYLKRTSKLPKVFYGRNKAPALQPGEAAAMIPPPQSSVRKPRYVRRERPLDRDTGPTAISSVEARVSNV; encoded by the exons ATGGCTGAAGGCTTTGGAGGAAGCA GCCCGGGACCAGGGATCTGCGGCTTCTTAGcaaccccaccctgccccctgagCACTGGGCGACAGGCTCTGGATGTCTGCAGCTCCCATCCCAGAAGGCCAG ACCCTGCGCTCTGGGACATGGAGCTCCAGCGCGCTGTCCTTCTGGCGGGTCTCCTGGTGGAAGTTGCTAGCAAATCCTCAGAAAGTGCG GGCCAGCAGCCTGAATGTTGTGTGGACTTGGTGGATGTCAACACCACCTGCCAGAGCACAAGCCCGTGTGGCCCAG GCTGCTACAGGCACCGGAACGAAGACGGCAGTATCAGCTGCGTCCGATGCAGAAATGGCACCTACCACGGCTCCGAATGCAGAGGCCGCACGTCGCTGCCCAGCCGCCCCGCGGCACCCCCCACTGGGCCTGCCTGGCCTGCTTCCCGCCGAGGGGCCTCATCTCCAAGTTCTGGAGGAACGG CCACTGGCTGGGGCACGCACTTCCCGGTGAACAGGAGCACAGGGACACCGGGGCGGCCTGATTTCG GGGGCCCTCAAGTGGCAGCCTCTCTCTTCCTGGGGACATTCTTCATCAGCTCTGGCCTCATCCTCTCCGTGGCTGGGTTCTTCTATCTGAAGCGAACCAGTAAACTCCCCAAGGTCTTCTACGGAAGAAACAAAG cccctgccctgcagccTGGCGAAGCT gCTGCTATGATTCCCCCGCCACAGTCCTCAG TGCGGAAGCCGCGCTATGTCAGACGCGAGCGGCCTTTGGACAGGGACACAGGCCCCACTGCCATCTCCTCGGTGGAGGCCCGGGTCAGCAACGTCTGA
- the LOC122228097 gene encoding tyrosine-protein phosphatase non-receptor type 11-like isoform X2, producing the protein MTSRRWFHPNISGVEAERLLLSRGQHGSFLARPSKSCPGAFTLSVRRHDEVTHIKIQNTGDYYGLYGGEKFATLAELVQHHTGQHGGLLRERSGAPVELRHPLGCRDPTSERWYHGHLSGQEAEQLLMEKGRPGTFLARESRSKPGDFVLSVLTQPLDKAGRRPRVTHIMIRFQPDGTYDVGGGERFDTLRGLVECHKKNPMVEKSGVVVHLKQPLKATRIDAASIESRVRELTGATDAGEKAKQGFWEEFEMLQQQECQLLYPRKEGQRLENKAKNRYKNILPFDTTRVTLHDVDDSVPGANYINANYIRSDPEEKPGHGQGKVYIATQGCLQTTVAAFWAMVHQENTRVIVMATREVERGRNKCFRYWPELHGRQEHGRVCVCNLAEHQAQGYCVRELQVWRPDQGEPPRTVKHYQYFSWPDHGVPAEPAGVLDFLDQANRAQNSMPGAGPMVVHCRPPGPSPQRRHRTHWHHHRD; encoded by the exons ATGACCTCGCGCAG GTGGTTTCACCCCAACATCAGTGGAGTTGAAGCAGAGAGGCTGCTCCTGTCCAGGGGCCAGCACGGGAGCTTCCTGGCAAGACCCAGCAAGAGCTGCCCAGGGGCCTTCACACTGTCTGTCAG GCGCCATGATGAGGTGACACACATCAAGATCCAAAACACGGGGGACTACTATGGCCTCTACGGAGGGGAGAAGTTTGCGACGCTGGCCGAGCTGGTGCAGCACCACACAGGCCAGCACGGGGGGCTGCTCCGCGAGCGTAGCGGGGCCCCCGTCGAGCTCCGGCACCCACTGGGCTGCCGGGACCCCACATCTGAGCG GTGGTACCATGGGCACCTGTCTGGACAGGAGGCCGAGCAGCTGCTGATGGAAAAAGGACGTCCGGGCACCTTCCTGGCGCGGGAGAGTCGGAGCAAACCCGGGGACTTCGTGCTGTCGGTGCTCACGCAGCCGCTGGACAAGGCAGGCCGCCGGCCGCGGGTCACACACATCATGATCCGCTTCCAG CCAGACGGCACGTATGACGTGGGAGGTGGGGAACGGTTCGACACTCTCAGGGGCCTGGTGGAGTGCCACAAGAAGAACCCCATGGTGGAGAAGTCGGGGGTCGTGGTGCACCTCAAGCAG CCCCTCAAGGCCACGAGGATCGATGCCGCAAGCATCGAGAGCCGAGTACGGGAGCTCACCGGGGCCACTGACGCCGGCGAGAAGGCCAAGCAGGGCTTCTGGGAGGAGTTTGAG atGCTGCAGCAGCAGGAATGCCAGCTCCTGTATCCCCGGAAGGAGGGACAGCGGCTGGAGAACAAAGCCAAGAATCGCTACAAGAACATCCTTCCAT TTGATACCACCCGTGTCACCCTGCATGACGTGGACGACAGCGTGCCTGGAGCCAACTACATCAACGCCAACTACATCAGG AGTGATCCAGAAGAGAAGCCAGGCCATGGACAGGGCAAGGTATACATCGCTACCCAGGGCTGTCTGCAGACCACAGTGGCGGCCTTCTGGGCGATGGTGCACCAGGAGAACACACGTGTCATTGTCATGGCCACAAGGGAGGTGGAGCGAGGCCGG AACAAATGTTTCCGATACTGGCCAGAGCTGCATGGCCGCCAAGAACATGGCCGTGTGTGTGTCTGCAACTTGGCTGAGCACCAGGCCCAGGGCTACTGTGTGCGGGAACTGCAGGTGTGGCGGCCAGATCAG GGGGAGCCACCGCGCACAGTGAAGCACTACCAGTACTTCAGTTGGCCAGACCACGGGGTCCCGGCCGAGCCGGCCGGCGTCCTCGACTTCCTGGACCAAGCGAACAGGGCACAGAACAGCATGCCAGGGGCCGGACCCATGGTGGTGCATTGCAG GCCTCCTGGTCCGTCCCCACAGCGCCGGCATCGGACGCACTGGCACCATCATCGTGATTGA
- the CC1H1orf159 gene encoding uncharacterized protein C1orf159 homolog isoform X2, translating into MELQRAVLLAGLLVEVASKSSESAGQQPECCVDLVDVNTTCQSTSPCGPGCYRHRNEDGSISCVRCRNGTYHGSECRGRTSLPSRPAAPPTGPAWPASRRGASSPSSGGTATGWGTHFPVNRSTGTPGRPDFGGPQVAASLFLGTFFISSGLILSVAGFFYLKRTSKLPKVFYGRNKAPALQPGEAVSNQKDGLSAPVSWASVLGAACTSHCAFSPFQGCYDSPATVLSAEAALCQTRAAFGQGHRPHCHLLGGGPGQQRLTRGPTHNSAHRRGEGPAHRGQVWTRPPAQLDRLPATDAQLEPAQLPEGASSHPTAARCNGGGGAPEAGSRAWPCGVWAPQERQGLLGFSVLGKAGSSATLPIRAHSGQTSPAPPGQSASWPPRPDGVRTRGGGT; encoded by the exons ATGGAGCTCCAGCGCGCTGTCCTTCTGGCGGGTCTCCTGGTGGAAGTTGCTAGCAAATCCTCAGAAAGTGCG GGCCAGCAGCCTGAATGTTGTGTGGACTTGGTGGATGTCAACACCACCTGCCAGAGCACAAGCCCGTGTGGCCCAG GCTGCTACAGGCACCGGAACGAAGACGGCAGTATCAGCTGCGTCCGATGCAGAAATGGCACCTACCACGGCTCCGAATGCAGAGGCCGCACGTCGCTGCCCAGCCGCCCCGCGGCACCCCCCACTGGGCCTGCCTGGCCTGCTTCCCGCCGAGGGGCCTCATCTCCAAGTTCTGGAGGAACGG CCACTGGCTGGGGCACGCACTTCCCGGTGAACAGGAGCACAGGGACACCGGGGCGGCCTGATTTCG GGGGCCCTCAAGTGGCAGCCTCTCTCTTCCTGGGGACATTCTTCATCAGCTCTGGCCTCATCCTCTCCGTGGCTGGGTTCTTCTATCTGAAGCGAACCAGTAAACTCCCCAAGGTCTTCTACGGAAGAAACAAAG cccctgccctgcagccTGGCGAAGCTGTAAGTAACCAGAAGGATGGGCTGAGTGCCCCCGTGTCGTGGGCCTCTGTGCTGGGGGCCGCCTGCACTTCTCActgtgccttttctccttttcaaggCTGCTATGATTCCCCCGCCACAGTCCTCAG TGCGGAAGCCGCGCTATGTCAGACGCGAGCGGCCTTTGGACAGGGACACAGGCCCCACTGCCATCTCCTCGGTGGAGGCCCGGGTCAGCAACGTCTGACCCGGGGACCCACCCACAACTCTGCACACCGCCGCGGAGAGGGCCCAGCACACAGAGGGCAGGTCTGGACACGGCCCCCGGCTCAGCTTGACCGTCTCCCAGCGACAGATGCTCAGTTGGAACCCGCCCAGCTGCCGGAAGGTGCTTCTTCCCACCCCACAGCTGCTCGGTGTAATGGAGGGGGAGGCGCCCCTGAGGCGGGCTCCAGAGCGTGGCCATGTGGGGTCTGGGCCCCTCAGGAGAGACAAGGACTGCTGGGCTTCTCCGTGCTTGGCAAAGCTGGGAGCTCAGCCACCCTGCCTATCAGAGCCCACAGCGGGCAGACATCCCCCGCACCACCAGGCCAGTCGGCCTCCTGGCCTCCCCGCCCGGACGGTGTCCGGACCAGGGGAGGTGGGACATGA
- the CC1H1orf159 gene encoding uncharacterized protein C1orf159 homolog isoform X1, which translates to MAEGFGGSSPGPGICGFLATPPCPLSTGRQALDVCSSHPRRPDPALWDMELQRAVLLAGLLVEVASKSSESAGQQPECCVDLVDVNTTCQSTSPCGPGCYRHRNEDGSISCVRCRNGTYHGSECRGRTSLPSRPAAPPTGPAWPASRRGASSPSSGGTATGWGTHFPVNRSTGTPGRPDFGGPQVAASLFLGTFFISSGLILSVAGFFYLKRTSKLPKVFYGRNKAPALQPGEAVSNQKDGLSAPVSWASVLGAACTSHCAFSPFQGCYDSPATVLSAEAALCQTRAAFGQGHRPHCHLLGGGPGQQRLTRGPTHNSAHRRGEGPAHRGQVWTRPPAQLDRLPATDAQLEPAQLPEGASSHPTAARCNGGGGAPEAGSRAWPCGVWAPQERQGLLGFSVLGKAGSSATLPIRAHSGQTSPAPPGQSASWPPRPDGVRTRGGGT; encoded by the exons ATGGCTGAAGGCTTTGGAGGAAGCA GCCCGGGACCAGGGATCTGCGGCTTCTTAGcaaccccaccctgccccctgagCACTGGGCGACAGGCTCTGGATGTCTGCAGCTCCCATCCCAGAAGGCCAG ACCCTGCGCTCTGGGACATGGAGCTCCAGCGCGCTGTCCTTCTGGCGGGTCTCCTGGTGGAAGTTGCTAGCAAATCCTCAGAAAGTGCG GGCCAGCAGCCTGAATGTTGTGTGGACTTGGTGGATGTCAACACCACCTGCCAGAGCACAAGCCCGTGTGGCCCAG GCTGCTACAGGCACCGGAACGAAGACGGCAGTATCAGCTGCGTCCGATGCAGAAATGGCACCTACCACGGCTCCGAATGCAGAGGCCGCACGTCGCTGCCCAGCCGCCCCGCGGCACCCCCCACTGGGCCTGCCTGGCCTGCTTCCCGCCGAGGGGCCTCATCTCCAAGTTCTGGAGGAACGG CCACTGGCTGGGGCACGCACTTCCCGGTGAACAGGAGCACAGGGACACCGGGGCGGCCTGATTTCG GGGGCCCTCAAGTGGCAGCCTCTCTCTTCCTGGGGACATTCTTCATCAGCTCTGGCCTCATCCTCTCCGTGGCTGGGTTCTTCTATCTGAAGCGAACCAGTAAACTCCCCAAGGTCTTCTACGGAAGAAACAAAG cccctgccctgcagccTGGCGAAGCTGTAAGTAACCAGAAGGATGGGCTGAGTGCCCCCGTGTCGTGGGCCTCTGTGCTGGGGGCCGCCTGCACTTCTCActgtgccttttctccttttcaaggCTGCTATGATTCCCCCGCCACAGTCCTCAG TGCGGAAGCCGCGCTATGTCAGACGCGAGCGGCCTTTGGACAGGGACACAGGCCCCACTGCCATCTCCTCGGTGGAGGCCCGGGTCAGCAACGTCTGACCCGGGGACCCACCCACAACTCTGCACACCGCCGCGGAGAGGGCCCAGCACACAGAGGGCAGGTCTGGACACGGCCCCCGGCTCAGCTTGACCGTCTCCCAGCGACAGATGCTCAGTTGGAACCCGCCCAGCTGCCGGAAGGTGCTTCTTCCCACCCCACAGCTGCTCGGTGTAATGGAGGGGGAGGCGCCCCTGAGGCGGGCTCCAGAGCGTGGCCATGTGGGGTCTGGGCCCCTCAGGAGAGACAAGGACTGCTGGGCTTCTCCGTGCTTGGCAAAGCTGGGAGCTCAGCCACCCTGCCTATCAGAGCCCACAGCGGGCAGACATCCCCCGCACCACCAGGCCAGTCGGCCTCCTGGCCTCCCCGCCCGGACGGTGTCCGGACCAGGGGAGGTGGGACATGA